Part of the bacterium genome, ACTTTATCAATTAAGTTTGGAGATAATTCATAAGCCTTTAATCTTTTATTGAAACTATTCTTACGAACTTTATTGAAGTAATCATTTAATCTTTTAGAATTATAAGGCTCTGAATAGAAAGTATCGATTGTCGTTGTGTCACGCCAAATTTGTAAACTCCATGATGTTTGAATTAACTTATCTGGAGTTGATCTATCGATCTTCGGTTCTTGCTTCTTACTTTTAGGTTGTTCTATTGTTGAACACGAAACCAAAATAAAAATAAAGAAGATCATGACAGCGTTATTCATAACATCATCCCTCTCTTTTAGTTATCCCACCTGCGAGTGCATCGTATATTTTACGTGTCTCGGACTCGTTAAATCCAAGCTTTGCTACAAAATCATTATAGTCTGCTTTGGTTAAAAGATTTACCTCATAAAGTGTAAATAATCGACCAACCCATGCCAATTTAATATCCTCAGACATCACGGGTGCATCGTGTTCTATGATGTCTCTAATATCTTCATATTCTTTCTGCTGTTGATGTGTACGTTTCATTGTTTTATAACTCCTTCTGCTTTTCGTATTCCCAAAGCCGTTCGGCCGTCATGTTGCCCTGATAGTCGTGAATCAATATAACATGCCTATCGGCTTTCCTATTACTCAACCTACGAATCAAGCGCCCTCGGTCGCCGTAATCACCGCGAAGGTGTACCGCATACCAGTCAGATTGGTCAAGCGATATCTTCTGAATGATTCGGCTCGTTTTACCGGCATCAAATATCGGACTACGTTTTCTGGTATCAACGATCTCATATTCGCTGACTCGCTCTTCATCAATCAGTGAATCCGGTCGAACCGCAACCCATTCTAATTGTTTTGAATCTTTTACACGATCAAACAAATAATCCCCCGAATTCACGTTATCCGTATGCGGCGGCAAAAGTAATTTTAACAACGAAAATACTACGTTTTCTCCAAAGGTTTCTTTCTCACCGTGCGCTTTATTCGTATATCCTGTAGTGCTCATCAGCACGAATTTCTTTTTGTTTTGCGCAGTGCTCCATACGTCGGTGATTTTTTTTACGGTATTAAAAACAAGTTGATGCGGTTTACCAAATATCCCTTTGAATGTCAAATTATGACCGAGGCAAGACACCACTGCATCGCAATCGTTTATGAGCGCGCTGATCTGATCCATAGAAAACTCATGAATATTCCCTCGCACGATTTCTACGTTTGTATGCTCGGAAATTTCACTCGGTATTATCGCCGTCGGTCGTATAATAATTCTCACGGATATATTCTTGCTAACCAATTGTGATACTACCAATTTCCCTGTAGCCCCGCTGGCTCCGAATACTAAAATTCTCATAAAACCACCTCTCTACTATTTATAAATCCGAAAGCAATATATCAAATAAGTTTTATGGATAGGTTAACTTCTTTGTGCGATGTTTTTTGAGAAACCCAAGATGTTACTGATTAGCTGCATGGCATTTCTACTGAATAAAAAAAACCGGCAAGCTACGTATAACACTTGCCGGTTATCTCAATTAGATTATCGTCTGGCCAATATCATGCAAGATCAAAGCGATCAGCGTTCATCACTTTAGTCCATGCTGCCACAAAATCCTGTACGAATTTTTTCTGTGCATCACTTTGTGCATATACTTCCGCCAATGCGCGTAATTGGGAATTGGAACCAAAAACCAAATCTACGCGAGTACCGGTCCAACGCAATTCGCCGGTCGTACGATCACGTCCTTCAAATACGCCTTTAGCGCCCGGCGAGGCCACCCACGCCGTACGCATATCAAGCAGATTAACAAAAAAATCATTGGTCAATGTTTCCGGACGATGCGTAAACACGCCGTGTTTGGTTTGACCGTGATTGGCATTCAATACGCGCATACCGCCGATGAGCGCCGTCATTTCCGGTGCAGTGAGTGTCAGCAATTGCGCCTTATCTATCAGAAGTTCTTCGGCCGGCACATCGTAATCGGCCTTAAGGTAATTCCGGAATCCGTCGGCGACCGGTTCGAGGACGGCAAAAGAAGCGGCATCGGTTTGCGCTTGCGTAGCGTCCGTGCGTCCCGGCGAGAAAGGTACCGTGATATTTTGTCCGGCTTGTTTTGCAGCCAATTCGATACCGACACAACCGCCAAGCACGATCATATCCGCGAGCGAAATTTTCTTCTTTCCTCCGGGTTGTGCGCGATTGAATTCTTTTTGGATTTTTTCCAATTTGTTCAATACCGCGCTCAATTGTTCCGGTTGATTGACCGCCCAATCTTTTTGCGGCGCAAGACGGATGCGTGCCCCATTGGCGCCGCCGCGTTTATCCGAACCGCGAAATGTAGAAGCCGAAGCCCATGCGGTGGATACCAACTGCGAGACGGTCAGCTTGGATTCGCTGATTTTTTTCTTCAGCGCCGCGATATCTTTTTCATTGACCAGTTTGTGATCAGCGGTGGGAACAGGGTCTTGCCAGATCAGAACTTCTTTGGGTACTTCTTCGCCGAGATAACGTGAACGCGGACCCATGTCGCGGTGCGTGAGTTTGAACCATGCACGCGCAAAAGCATCGGCAAACGCTTGCGGATCTTTGTGAAAGCGACGTGAAATCGGTTCATAAATGGGATCCATGCGCAACGCCATATCCGCCGTGGTCATCATCGTTGGCACACGTTTAGTCGCATCGTGCGCAGCGGGCGCAAGATCTTTATCCGCTACGTTTTTTGGTGTCCACTGCCATGCACCGGCAGGACTCTTTACCAATTCCCAATCATAACCAAACAGCATATCAAAGTATCCGTTGTCCCACTGCGTCGGATTGGGTTTCCATGCACCTTCGATACCGCTGGTGATCGTGTCATCGCCTTTGCCGCTACCATATTTACTGATCCATCCAAGACCTTGTTCTTCGATACCCGCCGCTTCCGGTTCACGGCCGACATGGGAATCGGGCGCCGCGCCGTGCGCTTTTCCGAACGTATGTCCTCCTGCAACGAGCGCTACGGTTTCTTCGTCATTCATAGCCATACGCGCAAACGTTTCGCGAATATCGCGCCCCGAAGCGACCGGATCGGGTTTACCGTTGGGTCCTTGCGGATTAACGTAGATCAATCCCATTTGCACAGCACCGAGAGGATTCTCCAAATCGCGCTCGCCACTATAGCGTTTATCGCCGAGCCATTCGGTCTCGGAACCCCAATAAATATCTTCTTCGGGTTCCCATATATCTTCGCGCCCACCGGCAAAACCAAAAGTTTTGAAGCCCATAGATTCTAGGGCGCAATTACCGGCCAAAATCATCAGATCGGCCCATGAAATTTTGTTTCCATATTTTTGTTTGATCGGCCACAGCAAACGACGCGCTTTGTCCAAGTTGGCATTGTCCGGCCAGCTGTTGAGCGGTGCAAAACGCTGCGTACCGTTACCGGCACCGCCGCGTCCGTCAGCAATGCGATACGTACCGGCACTATGCCAGGCCATACGAATAAACAAACCGCCGTAATGACCGTAGTCGGCCGGCCACCACTCTTGCGAATCCGTCATGAGCGCATACAAATCTTTTTTGATGGCTTTGAGATTGAGTTTTTTAAACTCTTTGGCGTAATCAAATTTTTTACCCATAGGATTGGACAAAGACGAATTCTGATGCAGGATTTTCAGATTCAACTGGTTGGGCCACCAGTCCTGATTGGATGTTCCGCGGCCAGCCGCATGGAACGGACACTTGCTGATTTCACTCATAACCTTTTTCTCCCTGTTTTTAGATGAATTCGTAGGACGATTTTAGTATTAAGATTTGAATTGACGAACTGATGATATCATGCGTTTTTTACGTCTTAA contains:
- the katG gene encoding catalase/peroxidase HPI; translation: MSEISKCPFHAAGRGTSNQDWWPNQLNLKILHQNSSLSNPMGKKFDYAKEFKKLNLKAIKKDLYALMTDSQEWWPADYGHYGGLFIRMAWHSAGTYRIADGRGGAGNGTQRFAPLNSWPDNANLDKARRLLWPIKQKYGNKISWADLMILAGNCALESMGFKTFGFAGGREDIWEPEEDIYWGSETEWLGDKRYSGERDLENPLGAVQMGLIYVNPQGPNGKPDPVASGRDIRETFARMAMNDEETVALVAGGHTFGKAHGAAPDSHVGREPEAAGIEEQGLGWISKYGSGKGDDTITSGIEGAWKPNPTQWDNGYFDMLFGYDWELVKSPAGAWQWTPKNVADKDLAPAAHDATKRVPTMMTTADMALRMDPIYEPISRRFHKDPQAFADAFARAWFKLTHRDMGPRSRYLGEEVPKEVLIWQDPVPTADHKLVNEKDIAALKKKISESKLTVSQLVSTAWASASTFRGSDKRGGANGARIRLAPQKDWAVNQPEQLSAVLNKLEKIQKEFNRAQPGGKKKISLADMIVLGGCVGIELAAKQAGQNITVPFSPGRTDATQAQTDAASFAVLEPVADGFRNYLKADYDVPAEELLIDKAQLLTLTAPEMTALIGGMRVLNANHGQTKHGVFTHRPETLTNDFFVNLLDMRTAWVASPGAKGVFEGRDRTTGELRWTGTRVDLVFGSNSQLRALAEVYAQSDAQKKFVQDFVAAWTKVMNADRFDLA
- a CDS encoding SDR family oxidoreductase, whose translation is MRILVFGASGATGKLVVSQLVSKNISVRIIIRPTAIIPSEISEHTNVEIVRGNIHEFSMDQISALINDCDAVVSCLGHNLTFKGIFGKPHQLVFNTVKKITDVWSTAQNKKKFVLMSTTGYTNKAHGEKETFGENVVFSLLKLLLPPHTDNVNSGDYLFDRVKDSKQLEWVAVRPDSLIDEERVSEYEIVDTRKRSPIFDAGKTSRIIQKISLDQSDWYAVHLRGDYGDRGRLIRRLSNRKADRHVILIHDYQGNMTAERLWEYEKQKEL